The Verrucomicrobiota bacterium sequence ATGAAGCTGGAGCTGGCGGATTTCGACGCCGTGCTGAAGGATGCTCAACGTTTGGGATACGCCGAGGCAGAGCCATCGCTGGACATTGACGGGTTCGACGCCGAGCACAAAACCGGCATTCTCGCGTCGCTGGCACACGGATTCTGGGTCAGTTCCAAGCACATTTACGTGGAGGGTATCCGGGGCGTTACCAAGGCGGACATCCAATTTGCCGGCCAGCTCGGATACACGATCAAATTGCTGGGCATCATCAAAAAGATCGGGCAACCGTCCAAGGGCGGGAAGGATGGCTCGAAGATACAGGTGTCGGTGTATCCGGCCTTGATCCCCAACACCCATGTCATGGCGGGCATCAACCACGTGTTCAACGGGGTGTTTGTGCGCGGCGACGTGGTGGGCGACACCCTGTTCTACGGACGCGGCGCGGGCAAGGATGCCACCGCCAGCGCCGTATTGAGCGACATCGCGGATGCCGCCCTGGATCTCAAACACGGGGTGCGCAATCGCATCCCGCCGTTCGTGCCGCATGAGAAGGCGGGTTCTGTACTGCCCATTGAGGACATTGTATCCTGCTATTATCTGCGTCTGAGCGTGGTGGATCAGCCCGGCGTGATGGCGCAGATCGCCAATCTGCTGGGCAAGGCCAACATCGGCATTTCCTCTATCATCCAGCCGGAAGGCCATGAGGGAGAAACGGTGCCGCTGATTCTGATGATTCATGAGGCGAAAAATGGCGCCATGAACAAGGCGCTCAAGCAGATCGCCAAACTGAAGGTGGTCAAGGCGCCGCCGGTCATGATCCGGGTGGAACATTTCAAGTAACCTGGGTTGCGCCAAGACATCGGCGTACCTGATCAATTAGAAACCTTGCACCGATGACAGACACACTGGTCATCAACGAAATCTTTCTGAGCCTGCAAGGGGAAAGTACCCTGGCCGGGTTGCCCTGCGTTTTCGTGCGCCTGACCGGTTGCAACCTGCGCTGTTCGTATTGCGATACTGCGTATGCCTTTGGCGAGGGACGCAAACGCACCATCGCGGAAGTGCTGGCAGAGGTG is a genomic window containing:
- a CDS encoding homoserine dehydrogenase — protein: MQQVNIGMIGGGTVGSGVFHALQQNRTLMESRLGIKLSLKKIAVKALDEPRPYEIPRELMTLDWTEVVNDPQLDIILELVGGTTIAKTMVLAALKQGKPVITANKALLSAHGEELFAASAQHGANLYYEASVAGGIPIIKALREGFVGNRITHLYGIVNGTCNYILTRMKLELADFDAVLKDAQRLGYAEAEPSLDIDGFDAEHKTGILASLAHGFWVSSKHIYVEGIRGVTKADIQFAGQLGYTIKLLGIIKKIGQPSKGGKDGSKIQVSVYPALIPNTHVMAGINHVFNGVFVRGDVVGDTLFYGRGAGKDATASAVLSDIADAALDLKHGVRNRIPPFVPHEKAGSVLPIEDIVSCYYLRLSVVDQPGVMAQIANLLGKANIGISSIIQPEGHEGETVPLILMIHEAKNGAMNKALKQIAKLKVVKAPPVMIRVEHFK